In Ruminococcaceae bacterium BL-6, a genomic segment contains:
- a CDS encoding TPM_phosphatase domain-containing protein produces the protein MKKRRGLFILFLALAVLMFSLNASAAVSIPEKTDDFYVADYAGVLSSDTVQAIVKADAELYEKTGGQIVVATVDFLDGAEIEDYSYAMFNQWGIGSKDKNNGVLLLLAVGEENYYAVQGYGIESNLTSGKLGDILHSDLEPDFAAKDYDAGVRKTFSALLSWYEDYYHVSITGNAQIGGQKENRSDRGEGFSGSVFRFLTMFVFVILIFVFFGRFRRRYYGGFGGFGGFPFFFGPMMPPFFGGRRRRGGFWDDRWNTPGGGQTRGGGAGRPDDPGDGNEDRHDHDDHDDWFGGFGGFGGFGGFGGGSGGFSGGGGGTRGGGAGR, from the coding sequence ATGAAAAAAAGACGCGGGCTGTTCATTCTGTTTCTGGCGCTGGCCGTTCTGATGTTTTCCCTGAACGCTTCGGCGGCGGTCAGTATTCCGGAAAAAACCGACGACTTTTATGTGGCCGATTACGCCGGCGTGCTCAGCAGCGATACGGTTCAGGCGATCGTCAAGGCGGACGCGGAGCTGTACGAAAAAACCGGCGGCCAGATCGTGGTCGCCACCGTAGACTTCCTCGACGGCGCGGAGATCGAAGATTACAGCTACGCCATGTTCAATCAGTGGGGCATCGGCTCCAAGGACAAGAACAACGGCGTTTTGCTTCTGCTTGCCGTGGGGGAAGAAAATTATTATGCCGTTCAGGGCTACGGAATCGAAAGCAATCTTACCAGCGGAAAGCTGGGGGATATCCTGCATTCGGATCTGGAGCCCGATTTTGCCGCGAAGGATTACGACGCGGGTGTGAGAAAGACGTTTTCCGCCCTGCTTTCCTGGTATGAGGACTATTATCACGTTTCCATTACCGGAAATGCGCAGATCGGCGGGCAGAAGGAGAACCGGTCCGACCGCGGGGAGGGCTTTTCGGGCTCGGTTTTCCGCTTCTTGACGATGTTCGTTTTCGTGATCTTGATTTTTGTCTTTTTTGGGCGGTTTCGCCGCAGGTATTACGGCGGCTTCGGGGGGTTCGGCGGGTTTCCGTTTTTCTTCGGGCCCATGATGCCGCCCTTTTTCGGCGGGCGGCGACGGCGCGGCGGTTTCTGGGATGACCGCTGGAACACCCCGGGCGGCGGGCAGACGCGCGGCGGAGGAGCCGGGCGCCCCGACGACCCCGGGGATGGAAACGAGGATCGTCATGACCATGACGACCACGACGACTGGTTCGGAGGCTTTGGGGGCTTCGGCGGTTTCGGTGGATTTGGCGGCGGTTCCGGCGGTTTCAGCGGCGGCGGTGGCGGCACACGCGGCGGAGGCGCCGGAAGATGA
- a CDS encoding protein of unknown function (Evidence 5 : Unknown function) has protein sequence MTAGTPRAAGRRAAEEPGAPTTPGMETRIVMTMTTTTTGSEALGASAVSVDLAAVPAVSAAAVAAHAAEAPEDEAKFYMRSIVLDYGATKIRPVYRNHNDYGNCNWLGDLFQKR, from the coding sequence ATGACCGCTGGAACACCCCGGGCGGCGGGCAGACGCGCGGCGGAGGAGCCGGGCGCCCCGACGACCCCGGGGATGGAAACGAGGATCGTCATGACCATGACGACCACGACGACTGGTTCGGAGGCTTTGGGGGCTTCGGCGGTTTCGGTGGATTTGGCGGCGGTTCCGGCGGTTTCAGCGGCGGCGGTGGCGGCACACGCGGCGGAGGCGCCGGAAGATGAGGCTAAATTTTATATGAGGAGTATCGTATTGGATTATGGAGCAACGAAAATACGGCCTGTTTACCGCAATCACAATGATTACGGGAATTGT
- a CDS encoding conserved protein of unknown function (Evidence 4 : Unknown function but conserved in other organisms), translating into MRKITQKSALPVYSIAALWLLWASFFPLYRIWHFMLVILFSVVVYISVSRLCPPKIILVKEQPKPADTGNRDADALIDAGRSRLERLNRLDEEISDEKVSAQIARIAGVCGKIFDYVEQNPKKAPQIRLFLNYYLPTTIKLLESYSRMAGQKISGENISSAMRGVEGILSTIGDAFEKQLDHLFADEALDISTDITVLEGMMAREGLTGDDFGQKTQQERKQ; encoded by the coding sequence GTGCGCAAAATTACTCAGAAATCGGCGCTTCCCGTGTATTCGATAGCCGCGCTCTGGCTTTTGTGGGCTTCGTTTTTCCCGCTGTACCGCATATGGCATTTTATGCTGGTGATCCTGTTCTCCGTTGTGGTCTACATCAGCGTTTCCCGTCTGTGCCCGCCGAAGATCATTCTGGTGAAGGAACAGCCCAAACCGGCCGACACCGGGAACCGGGACGCGGACGCGCTGATCGACGCCGGCCGTTCCCGGCTGGAACGCCTGAACCGGCTGGACGAGGAGATTTCGGACGAAAAGGTAAGCGCACAGATTGCACGGATCGCCGGGGTCTGCGGAAAGATTTTCGATTATGTCGAGCAGAACCCCAAAAAGGCGCCGCAGATCCGGCTTTTTCTGAATTATTATCTGCCGACCACCATCAAGCTGCTGGAAAGCTACAGCCGGATGGCCGGCCAGAAAATTTCGGGGGAAAATATCAGCTCCGCGATGCGGGGCGTGGAAGGAATCCTTTCCACCATCGGGGATGCGTTTGAAAAACAGCTGGATCATCTGTTTGCGGATGAGGCGCTGGATATTTCCACCGACATCACGGTGCTGGAGGGGATGATGGCCCGGGAAGGGCTGACGGGAGACGATTTCGGGCAGAAGACGCAACAGGAAAGGAAGCAGTGA
- the yaaN gene encoding putative toxic compound resistance protein (Evidence 3 : Putative function from multiple computational evidences; PubMedId : 12533473, 20713661) produces the protein MDQQEWKPSLTLNPQPADAEAAGMKEAEPSAPELDKKQLTPEEQRMVTDFAHKIDVTDTNLVLQYGSGAQKKIADFSSSALANVRTKDMDAVGGMLSDLVLQLKGFELKPEEKKGLLGFFKKTGNQIAALKTRYDKVEVNVDRISEMLENHQIQLMKDIAMLDKMYDQNLAYFKELSMYILAGKEKLESVRANELSALLDKAKRSGLPEDAQAANDLSNMCNRFEKKLHDLELTRMISIQMGPQVRLIQNNDSQMAEKIQSSLVNTIPLWKSQMVLALGLAHSRQAMEAQRGVSNMTNELLRKNADALKMGTIETAKESERGIVDIETLQHTNEALISTLDEVRRIQEEGYQKRRSAEAELGRIEGELKQKLLELRG, from the coding sequence ATGGATCAACAGGAATGGAAACCCTCTTTGACATTGAACCCGCAGCCTGCGGATGCCGAGGCCGCCGGGATGAAGGAAGCCGAGCCTTCCGCTCCCGAGCTGGACAAAAAACAGCTCACGCCGGAAGAACAGCGCATGGTCACCGATTTTGCCCATAAAATCGACGTTACCGACACCAATCTGGTGCTTCAGTACGGTTCCGGCGCGCAGAAAAAAATCGCCGATTTTTCCAGCTCGGCGCTCGCGAACGTGCGGACGAAGGACATGGACGCGGTGGGCGGCATGCTGTCCGACCTGGTCTTGCAGCTCAAGGGCTTTGAACTCAAGCCGGAAGAGAAAAAAGGCCTTCTCGGCTTTTTCAAGAAAACGGGAAATCAGATCGCCGCGCTGAAAACCCGCTATGACAAGGTGGAAGTCAATGTCGACCGCATCAGCGAGATGCTGGAAAACCACCAGATCCAGCTGATGAAGGACATTGCCATGCTGGATAAGATGTACGATCAGAACCTTGCCTATTTTAAAGAGCTCAGCATGTACATTCTGGCGGGCAAGGAAAAGCTGGAAAGCGTGCGCGCAAACGAGCTTTCCGCCCTGCTGGACAAAGCGAAGCGGAGCGGCCTGCCGGAGGATGCGCAGGCGGCGAACGACCTTTCCAACATGTGCAACCGGTTTGAGAAAAAGCTGCACGATCTGGAGCTGACCCGCATGATCTCGATCCAGATGGGCCCGCAGGTGAGGCTGATCCAGAACAACGACAGCCAGATGGCCGAAAAGATCCAGTCTTCGCTCGTGAACACCATCCCGCTTTGGAAAAGCCAGATGGTTCTGGCGCTGGGGCTCGCCCACTCGAGACAGGCGATGGAGGCGCAGCGCGGGGTGTCCAACATGACGAACGAGCTGCTGCGCAAGAACGCGGACGCGCTGAAAATGGGAACCATCGAGACCGCGAAGGAATCCGAGCGCGGAATCGTGGATATCGAGACGCTCCAGCACACCAACGAGGCCCTGATCTCCACGCTGGACGAGGTGCGCCGGATTCAGGAGGAAGGCTATCAGAAGCGCCGCTCGGCGGAGGCCGAGCTGGGCCGCATCGAGGGCGAGCTGAAGCAGAAGCTGCTGGAACTGAGAGGCTGA
- a CDS encoding exported protein of unknown function (Evidence 5 : Unknown function) encodes MSFLKKRSAAIVILVIVVVVSVLFGSHRSLAALRQDAQDVFTQGEKGDGLSIEHDLESRVQLSSNLVTVARRYLDADAPSVTGAEQAAAALSAARTPGEKYRANAGLDSAFGTLYAELGEKSLSEQDARYRTRIQTDFQSRNATISHDAYNRVAQNFNEGVLGSFPAGLLGAATGIQPLELYR; translated from the coding sequence ATGAGTTTTCTGAAAAAACGTTCGGCGGCGATTGTGATTTTGGTGATTGTGGTCGTGGTTTCCGTGCTGTTCGGTTCCCACCGTTCGCTGGCCGCCCTGCGGCAGGACGCGCAGGACGTGTTCACGCAGGGGGAAAAGGGGGATGGCCTCAGCATTGAACACGATCTGGAGTCGCGCGTCCAGCTTTCTTCCAATCTGGTGACGGTGGCGCGGCGGTATCTCGACGCAGATGCGCCGTCGGTGACCGGGGCCGAGCAGGCCGCCGCAGCCCTCAGCGCGGCGCGGACGCCCGGCGAGAAGTACCGTGCCAATGCCGGGCTCGACAGCGCGTTCGGCACCCTTTACGCAGAACTGGGGGAGAAATCCCTTTCCGAGCAGGACGCGCGCTACCGGACGCGCATCCAGACCGATTTTCAGTCCCGGAACGCCACGATCAGCCACGACGCGTATAACCGCGTGGCGCAGAACTTCAACGAAGGCGTGCTGGGATCGTTTCCCGCCGGCCTTCTCGGCGCGGCGACAGGCATCCAGCCGCTGGAACTGTATCGCTGA
- the hgdB gene encoding (R)-2-hydroxyglutaryl-CoA dehydratase, subunit beta: MSIESIISELAGVAENPGKQLADFKKQGKKVIGVLPYYAPEELVYAAGMVPMGMWGSNDKTISRAKEYCATFYCTIAQLDLEMLLDGTMDQLDGVITPTICDTLRPMSQNIRVAMEKLKKMPTIFLAHPQNRKPAYGLKFCADQYTNVRKALEKISGAPIKDEAIQNAIKVYNASRAARRKFVKLANDHCDVITPTKRSAVLKASFFMLKDAYTAKLEKLNEELEKLPDCEWKGVKVVTSGIICDNPSLLKIFEENDVAIAADDVAQESRSFRVDAPENFDDPMMALATQFANQDYDVLLFDEHSSENRRAEHVVSLVRENEAQGVIVFMQQFCDPEEMEYPYLKKALDAAGILHIKLGIDQQMRDFGQASTAIQAFADVLKTQKD, from the coding sequence ATGAGTATCGAATCGATTATCAGTGAGCTGGCCGGTGTTGCCGAAAATCCTGGCAAGCAGCTGGCAGATTTTAAAAAGCAAGGGAAAAAAGTGATCGGCGTTCTGCCTTACTACGCGCCCGAAGAGCTCGTTTATGCCGCCGGCATGGTGCCCATGGGCATGTGGGGCAGCAACGACAAGACCATCAGCCGGGCGAAGGAATACTGTGCGACGTTCTACTGTACCATCGCGCAGCTTGATCTGGAGATGCTTCTGGATGGCACGATGGATCAGCTCGACGGTGTGATCACTCCCACCATCTGCGATACTCTGCGCCCGATGAGCCAGAACATCCGCGTGGCGATGGAAAAGCTCAAGAAGATGCCCACCATCTTCCTGGCCCATCCCCAGAACCGCAAGCCCGCTTATGGACTGAAGTTCTGCGCCGATCAGTACACCAACGTCAGAAAAGCTCTGGAGAAAATCAGCGGCGCCCCGATTAAGGACGAAGCGATCCAGAATGCGATCAAGGTATACAACGCCAGCCGTGCAGCCCGCCGTAAGTTTGTAAAGCTTGCGAACGACCATTGCGACGTCATCACCCCCACGAAGCGCAGCGCCGTGCTGAAGGCTTCCTTCTTCATGCTCAAGGACGCCTACACCGCAAAGCTCGAAAAACTCAACGAAGAGCTTGAGAAGCTGCCCGACTGCGAGTGGAAGGGCGTTAAGGTTGTCACCAGCGGCATCATCTGTGACAACCCGTCCCTCCTTAAAATCTTCGAGGAAAATGACGTCGCCATCGCCGCGGACGATGTTGCCCAGGAGAGCCGTTCGTTCCGCGTGGACGCTCCGGAAAACTTCGACGACCCGATGATGGCTCTGGCTACGCAGTTTGCCAATCAGGATTACGATGTTCTTCTGTTTGACGAGCATTCCTCCGAAAACCGCCGCGCCGAGCACGTCGTCAGCCTGGTCAGGGAGAACGAGGCTCAGGGCGTGATCGTGTTCATGCAGCAGTTCTGCGACCCCGAGGAGATGGAATATCCTTACCTGAAGAAGGCTTTGGATGCCGCCGGTATCCTGCATATCAAGCTGGGCATCGACCAGCAGATGCGCGATTTCGGTCAGGCGTCCACCGCGATTCAGGCATTTGCGGACGTTCTGAAAACGCAGAAAGACTAA
- the gctB gene encoding Glutaconate CoA-transferase subunit B — translation MADYTNYTNREMQAVTIAKAVKNDQIAIVGTGLPLIGASLAKKVFAPDCTLIVESGLMDCNPVEVPTSVGDCRFMAHCAVQWPNSRYVGFQANEWLHDDDRLIAFIGGAQIDPYGNVNSTQIGDYHHPKTRFTGSGGANGIATFVNTIIMMQHESRRFMKKVDYITSPGWIDGPDGRAKLGLPANRGPQMVVTDRGVFKFDEKTKRMYLAGYYETSSIEEIIANTGFEIDVSRAEKIAPPEPEVIRMIREEIDPGQVFIKVPKE, via the coding sequence ATGGCTGACTACACCAATTATACAAACCGCGAAATGCAGGCGGTAACGATTGCAAAGGCTGTTAAAAACGATCAAATCGCGATTGTGGGCACGGGCTTGCCCCTGATCGGCGCTTCTCTGGCGAAGAAGGTTTTCGCCCCCGACTGCACCCTGATCGTAGAGAGCGGGCTCATGGACTGCAACCCGGTCGAGGTCCCCACCAGCGTCGGCGACTGCCGCTTCATGGCGCACTGCGCCGTTCAGTGGCCGAACTCCCGCTACGTCGGCTTCCAGGCCAACGAGTGGCTGCATGACGACGACCGCCTGATCGCGTTCATCGGCGGCGCGCAGATCGACCCGTACGGCAACGTGAACTCCACCCAGATCGGCGACTACCATCACCCGAAGACCCGTTTCACCGGTTCCGGCGGCGCAAACGGAATCGCGACCTTCGTCAACACCATCATCATGATGCAGCATGAATCCAGACGCTTCATGAAGAAGGTCGACTATATCACCAGCCCCGGCTGGATCGACGGCCCCGACGGCCGCGCCAAGCTCGGCCTGCCCGCGAACAGAGGCCCGCAGATGGTCGTTACCGACCGCGGTGTCTTCAAGTTCGACGAAAAGACAAAACGCATGTATCTTGCCGGATATTACGAGACTTCCTCCATCGAAGAGATCATCGCGAACACCGGATTTGAGATCGACGTTTCCAGAGCAGAGAAGATCGCTCCGCCGGAGCCGGAAGTCATCAGAATGATCCGCGAGGAAATTGATCCCGGCCAGGTATTTATTAAAGTTCCGAAGGAATAA
- the hgdC gene encoding ATPase, activator of (R)-hydroxyglutaryl-CoA dehydratase (Evidence 2a : Function from experimental evidences in other organisms; PubMedId : 15654892, 7607244, 8365476; Product type e : enzyme) → MGTKYTLGIDVGSTTSKCIILKDGKEIVGKSLVAVGAGTSGPDRAIKEVLESAGLKKEEMSYVLATGYGRNSIEMINDQMSELSCHAKGASYLFPEVHTVIDIGGQDVKVLQIENGVMVNFQMNDKCAAGTGRFLDVMARVLEVKVGDLGELGAMSTKRVEISSTCTVFAESEVISQLAQGSDMHDIINGIHHSIAARVVGLARRVGVRDQVVMTGGVAQNIGVVSALEEELGHKVYTSPLAQYAGALGAALFAYQKANRKEKEKSQASQ, encoded by the coding sequence ATGGGGACAAAGTATACATTGGGAATTGATGTCGGTTCCACCACATCAAAATGCATCATTTTAAAAGATGGGAAAGAAATCGTCGGCAAATCCCTGGTTGCGGTCGGCGCCGGTACCAGCGGCCCCGACCGGGCGATCAAAGAGGTGCTGGAAAGTGCCGGCCTGAAAAAAGAAGAGATGAGTTATGTCCTCGCGACGGGCTACGGCCGCAACTCCATCGAGATGATCAATGATCAGATGAGCGAGCTGAGCTGCCATGCAAAGGGCGCGAGCTACCTTTTTCCCGAGGTCCACACCGTCATCGATATCGGCGGGCAGGACGTGAAGGTGCTTCAGATTGAAAACGGCGTTATGGTCAACTTTCAGATGAACGATAAATGCGCCGCCGGAACGGGCCGCTTTCTGGATGTGATGGCCCGCGTTCTGGAAGTGAAGGTCGGCGATCTGGGGGAGCTGGGCGCGATGTCCACCAAACGGGTTGAAATCAGCTCCACCTGCACGGTTTTCGCGGAAAGCGAAGTGATCAGCCAGCTGGCGCAGGGCAGTGACATGCATGACATCATCAATGGCATCCACCACTCCATCGCCGCCCGCGTGGTCGGTCTGGCGCGCCGTGTCGGCGTGCGGGATCAGGTGGTTATGACCGGCGGGGTCGCGCAGAATATCGGCGTCGTCTCCGCCCTGGAGGAGGAGCTGGGCCATAAGGTTTACACGTCGCCTCTCGCCCAGTATGCCGGCGCGCTCGGCGCCGCGCTGTTTGCGTATCAGAAAGCCAACCGGAAGGAAAAGGAAAAAAGTCAGGCGTCTCAATAA
- the gctA gene encoding Glutaconate CoA-transferase subunit A, with the protein MGKVYQLSDAIAKFVKSGDHIAFGGFTTNRKPYAAAYEILRQGQKDFIVEAGPAGGDWDMLIGAGRVKAYINCYTANSGFTNVARRFRKAIEKGEMLFEDYSQDGSILMFHAASLGLPYVPVRFMLGSGLQDEWGISEEERKKIDKLPNEKFIIQDNPFNPGEKIMLLPVPKLDTAIIHVQIASPDGTCRILGDEFHDVDIAVAAKHTIVTCEELVSNEEIRRDPNLNTIPGFVVDAVVHAPYGAHPSQCYDYYDYDRDFLKEYDKASKTDEDFNKFLDEWAYGVKSHEEYLNKLGAVRLINNKVVPGLGFHRDMTKEGK; encoded by the coding sequence GTGGGAAAAGTGTATCAGTTGTCCGACGCGATTGCAAAGTTCGTCAAGAGCGGAGACCACATTGCATTCGGAGGATTCACCACAAACAGGAAGCCTTATGCGGCTGCCTATGAGATCCTGCGTCAGGGACAGAAGGATTTCATCGTAGAGGCCGGCCCTGCGGGCGGCGACTGGGATATGCTGATCGGCGCGGGCCGCGTCAAGGCATATATCAACTGCTATACCGCAAACTCCGGGTTTACCAATGTTGCCCGCCGTTTCCGCAAGGCGATCGAAAAGGGAGAGATGCTGTTTGAGGACTATTCCCAGGATGGATCGATCCTGATGTTCCATGCGGCCTCTCTCGGCCTGCCCTATGTCCCGGTTCGTTTCATGCTCGGTTCCGGTCTGCAGGATGAATGGGGCATCAGCGAAGAAGAGAGAAAGAAGATCGACAAGCTCCCCAACGAGAAATTTATCATTCAGGATAACCCCTTCAACCCGGGCGAAAAGATCATGCTTCTGCCCGTTCCGAAGCTGGATACCGCGATCATCCATGTCCAGATCGCGTCTCCCGACGGGACCTGCCGCATTCTGGGCGATGAGTTCCACGATGTCGATATCGCGGTGGCGGCAAAACATACGATCGTTACCTGCGAAGAGCTTGTCAGCAACGAAGAGATCAGAAGAGACCCGAACCTCAACACCATTCCCGGTTTCGTGGTCGACGCGGTTGTTCATGCTCCTTACGGCGCGCATCCGTCCCAGTGCTACGACTATTACGACTACGACAGAGATTTCCTGAAAGAGTACGACAAGGCCAGCAAGACCGACGAGGACTTCAACAAGTTCCTCGACGAGTGGGCTTACGGCGTAAAGAGCCATGAGGAATATCTGAACAAGCTGGGCGCTGTTCGTCTGATCAACAATAAGGTTGTGCCTGGCCTTGGTTTTCACAGGGACATGACGAAGGAGGGTAAATAA
- a CDS encoding 2-hydroxyglutaryl-CoA dehydratase, D-component — MAEIEKTAPAAQTAPGTPAAPAKKPKRPVTPGVAALRKVVSDVYAAAWEAKKAGRPVGWSSSKFPCEIAEALDLAVVYPENQAAGIAAQHDGQRLCEAAEDLGYDADICGYARISLAYASGVETTNVSRQMPQPDFVLCCNNICNCMTKWYENIARMHNIPLIMIDVPYNNTTHVDDSAVAYIRAQFDDAIKQLEKIAGKKFDEKKFEEVCANANRTAKAWLKVCDYCRYEPSPMSGFDLFNHMADVVTARGKKETAEAFELLATELEQNVKEGKSTLPFPEKYRIMFEGIPCWPELRALFKPLKANGLNVTAVVYAPAFGFVYNNMDEMMRAYCKAPNSVCLEQGVDWREGLCRENKVDGVLVHYNRSCKPWSGYMPEMQRRFTEDLGVPCAAFDGDQADPRNFNVAQYETRVQGLVEAMEANKAAKEG, encoded by the coding sequence ATGGCAGAAATCGAAAAAACAGCACCCGCTGCGCAAACGGCTCCTGGAACCCCTGCAGCGCCTGCTAAAAAACCGAAGAGACCGGTTACGCCGGGCGTAGCCGCTCTGCGGAAGGTCGTCTCCGATGTTTATGCGGCGGCGTGGGAAGCAAAGAAAGCGGGCCGCCCCGTGGGCTGGTCCTCTTCCAAGTTCCCGTGCGAAATCGCCGAAGCCCTGGATCTGGCCGTCGTATACCCTGAAAACCAGGCTGCCGGCATCGCCGCGCAGCATGACGGACAGCGCCTGTGCGAGGCTGCCGAGGACCTGGGCTACGATGCCGATATCTGCGGGTATGCCCGCATCAGCCTGGCCTATGCCTCCGGCGTGGAAACCACCAATGTGTCCCGTCAGATGCCTCAGCCCGATTTTGTGCTGTGCTGCAACAACATCTGCAACTGCATGACGAAATGGTACGAGAATATTGCCCGTATGCACAATATTCCGCTCATCATGATCGACGTGCCGTACAACAATACGACCCATGTCGACGACTCCGCGGTCGCCTATATCCGCGCCCAGTTTGACGACGCGATCAAGCAGCTGGAAAAAATCGCCGGCAAGAAGTTTGACGAGAAGAAGTTCGAGGAAGTCTGCGCCAACGCGAACCGTACCGCAAAGGCCTGGCTGAAGGTCTGCGACTACTGCCGCTACGAGCCTTCGCCGATGTCCGGTTTCGATCTGTTCAACCACATGGCAGACGTCGTTACCGCCCGCGGCAAGAAGGAAACCGCGGAGGCGTTCGAGCTGCTGGCGACCGAGCTGGAGCAGAACGTCAAAGAGGGCAAGTCCACCTTGCCGTTCCCGGAGAAGTACCGCATCATGTTCGAAGGGATTCCCTGCTGGCCGGAGCTGCGCGCCCTGTTTAAGCCTTTAAAGGCGAACGGCCTGAACGTGACCGCCGTCGTGTACGCGCCCGCGTTCGGATTCGTTTACAACAATATGGACGAAATGATGAGGGCCTACTGCAAGGCGCCGAACAGCGTCTGCCTGGAACAGGGCGTCGACTGGCGTGAAGGCCTCTGCCGCGAAAACAAGGTGGACGGCGTCCTCGTTCATTACAACCGCAGCTGTAAGCCGTGGTCCGGCTATATGCCCGAAATGCAGCGCCGCTTCACCGAGGACCTGGGCGTCCCCTGCGCCGCGTTCGACGGCGACCAGGCGGATCCCCGCAACTTCAACGTCGCCCAGTACGAAACCCGTGTGCAGGGCCTTGTTGAAGCCATGGAAGCAAACAAAGCTGCGAAGGAGGGCTAA